The region GCTCACAAGGTAAAGAAATCGGACCGGCAAACGCTGATAAAAAGGTTTCCTGTTACGTCTCAACGTTACACTAAGTCAGTTTATAAAAGTATTGCTACATAAAAGTGTCTTCATCGTATAACAATGCCATTTGACGTAAGTGAAAAAAAGATACTCAGTTTGTAAAGGAAGAGAAACTGCCAGATTTAATTGATGTTGTATATGTTCATGTTTGAGTTGTCTTCACACGTAGAGACAGTAAATACGTGACGAATGTAGAGCACATGCACTGCGCACGAGAACTGAGTATAGTATCAGCCTACGTAGTTGAGATTCTTACTACCCATAAAAAAGCTTCCTTCTTTgaaattcaatttgttttttatgtaCCTTAATCTGTCCGCTATCGGTACCATCGTCTTTTTTCCACACGCACTGCTTCCAGTTGGTTTGTGGCACTGCAGAGCTTTCTCCTTTCTCTCCTTTGCCTCCTTTCGATCCTTGGGCTCCCATGATTCCCAGCTCTCCTTTCATTCCCATCGTTCCTTGAGCTCCCTTGTCTCCAGTCTGTCCTTTAGCTCCTTCCCTTCCCTGTGGACCTTGCAGTCCAGGTACGCCAGGCATTCCCGGCATGCCGTTTGACCCTGGGATTCCGGGAAGGCCATGACCAATCATTGATTCCTAGGAAGTACGTACAGGAAACTTGTTACAGAGAAAACGCAATGAACCAGTATTTTTAATACAGGGAAGGGAGGGGCGGACAAGAGAAGGAGTCGAGAAATCGATATGAGGTTTAGCAAACGAGTGAGGGCAAAGAACTTACACCAAAAAGGGTGTAATAAGCAGGTAGCTAGTGGGGCCCCCGGGTGGAGTGAGGTCTTGGAAGTGGATATTTTGGACCTACCCCTTTAACTCATTTCTCTATTCGGTGAACAAAGTATGATTCTGACGCTTGCAAATCGGTCTATTTTCAAGAAATCCGAAAGAAAGCCCTCAAAAAACACCTTAAAGGCACTTATTTGTCGTTAGCCCGATGGGAGATCAATTGTTCGGCGGAAATAACTCGCAGTTCAAGAGATCAAGATTGGTATAACATGAAAAGTATGTTTAGATTCCTGCGTGTCAACCAAAATGTTTAGTAAGTTAACAACTAACggatgataaacatttttctcgGAGTACGGATGTTTTATTACGGTATTAGTCACCAAAATCATTGGAAGGATGATGAGCGCTCGGCAAATTTTTAGCCCTAGGATGGTTACTGAACAGTAACTGAAAAAACCCAAAAGGTCTCGAGTTGCACGAAAAAGGAACGGTTAGTGGAATGTGTACCTTATGAGGACTTGCACATCCCTAAAACGGTCGCAGACGTGCAGCGATGCTGGAAATTTGATTTTTAGGGGCAGTTTTTGGTCCTTTCGTTTTCATATCTTGTCCTCTGTGCTTCAgaagaaaattagtgtttctgTTTGGATTCTTTAGGTACGAAAGCATAACAGCCTTGAGATATGGCTCTTTACGAGAAACAGTTGCCTGCACTAATAATTTAGCTGCTAGCTATGAGGTCATTGATCGCTTACGAGAGCTGGTCGCTTATCAGAGGTTGCAATTACAGTGAATTGACTGGGAAAATTTTGGTATTTTGGAAAATTGGTGGCTCAGGAGAGGTGGTCGGAAagggaggttcgactgtatgtCTTACTTATTTTATCTGAAAGAAATTCCTGAAATGaacaattaaggacgttcgcgcgaaaatttttcaacattgatttttttctgaaacttttaccactgtaagatgatgagttagttatgtcagaaatgtaaaacaaatggggggtcaccgacttcgttttggagagaacatgcccggaaaaacacccaaaatgtgacaaaatcgggcttcgttagcgaataaggccagtgtctgtaaacccaaatatattgcaattaaatctttgaagtgaaaacttctctgccaaatattgtttaagtggacttattaagtgaatttagtcaactggtgaggttccttaaagatcaagttcgcatttagcgaccacagtttcactcgccttgcagccgcaagatggcaagatttgatgtctcgtgagcagaaatcttgaaatttttttaacttcccacattgattttttgttcatttttggacaacgtggagataattgtaaataaaatccgtttctggaaagaaaaataggggtcaccgaacgtccaagaccgttaaatccaggcaaagctatagcaatggccttttgccctatcagtaaccattttattacttagcgcgcgcgctcgtgtatgacgtggcatgtgcatttgcgtgcgcagtaaagatgcgcagaaacaattggcgcgaacgtccttaaaatgtCTTTGAAAAAACGCACTGATGCATCGACAGCCCGCCGATCCTCCTGAATATAAAAGTCGGGTCACCATATGTCTACAATTCCCTGTTCAGTCGTTACGACATGTTGAGTCTGCGCTCACCTTGCATAAATCTTTCGCAGTTGCACTTTTCTGTTGGGAGGTGGTGTTGTGGGAGTTTCCTAATGAGCCTGCTGATAAACAGAAAACCAACAAA is a window of Montipora foliosa isolate CH-2021 chromosome 5, ASM3666993v2, whole genome shotgun sequence DNA encoding:
- the LOC138002878 gene encoding collagen triple helix repeat-containing protein 1-like, with amino-acid sequence MAQYITALLVFCLSAGSLGNSHNTTSQQKSATAKDLCKESMIGHGLPGIPGSNGMPGMPGVPGLQGPQGREGAKGQTGDKGAQGTMGMKGELGIMGAQGSKGGKGEKGESSAVPQTNWKQCVWKKDDGTDSGQIKNCSFNKLQSDGALKVSFQGIMSVYGSGVGCSRWYFKFDGQECSGPMTIEAIVFNNWPSSAGSPWLLHHRSFEGYCENIPQGTVSVELWVGKCDGRALTSANTGWISVSRIIIEEVPRSQS